A stretch of DNA from Gimesia chilikensis:
GCCCCAGAAAAGCTGATTTGGAGTAGATCCAGAGCGGAGTTCCAAATTCTTCTGCCAGTTGGGCAACAGGGACATTTTCACAGAACAGTTCATCGTTTTGGTAATGAAAGGCGGTCATTGCGTAACTTTCACGAGGCTAAAATCATCGTTAACAGAAAGAAAATCAACGCGCGAAGCAGCGAAGACGAAACAGGTGTGGGGCCTGCTTAGGTGCAGGCTTTGTGTTTCGCCAGCAGTTCTGCGATTTGAACCGCATTGGTGGCGGCCCCTTTACGCAGGTTATCGCTGACGCACCAGAATGAAAGCCCGTTCGGATTCGAAATATCGCGGCGGATCCGTCCGATAAAGACTTCATCGCTGCCATCACAATTCGAGGGGAGCGGGTATTCCAGTTTCTGCAGGTCGTCCACTACGGTGATTCCGGGGAATTCAGAGAACAGCTTGCGGGCTTCTTCTGGTGAAATCGGGCGTTCGGTTTCGACCGTAATGGTTTCGCTGTGACAGTTAGCAACGGGAATCCGGACGCAGGTTGGATTGACCTGGATGGATTCATCACCAAGGATTTTACGGGTTTCGTACACCATCTTCATTTCTTCGCTGGTGTAGCCGTCTTCCTTTTCGCTACCGATCTGAGGGATCGCATTGAAGGCGATCGGATGAGGAAAGACCTGATATTCATAGTCTTTTTCATCCAGATAGGCGCGTGAACCTTCCAGCAGATCACTGGTGCCGGCAACCCCTGCTCCACTGGTTGCCTGGTACGTGCTCACGATTACCCGTTTCACAGGAGAAGCATCGTGCAGCGGCTTCAGGGCCATGACCATCTGGGTGGTCGAACAGTTGGGGCTGGCGATAATGCCTTTTGCTTCCAGGGCGGCTTCGGGATTGATTTCCGGAACGACAAGCGCCACTTCCGGCTTCATCCGCCAGTAACCCGATTCATCGATGACGATCGCGCCGGCTTCGACTGCAGCGGGCAGAAATTCGGCGGCAACATCATCCGGGGTAGACGCGATGACCAGTTCGACTCCCTCAAAAGAATCTTTGGTCAGTTCTTCCAGAGTGTATGTTTTTCCCTGAAATTCCAGTGTTTTGCCTGCGGAGCGGGCCGAAGCCAGAAATCGAAATTGTTTCGCCTGGAAGTTCCGGTCTTCCAGCAGTTTCCGCATGATGTGCCCGACGGCACCGGTGGCACCAATGATGGCGACAGTATCAAACACTTTAATCTCCAGAGAATAAAAAAGGTTAAAAGTCTTTTTGCTGATTCACTTTAAGTCAATACTCAGCAGGAATCGTACGATAAAAGTAATTTCAGCTTGCGTACGTTATACCATGACTCCCTCAGCTGTGACAGGCAGCAGGTTGCATGGGTTCATCGATCGTAAACCTGGTCGAAGCCCGCAACGAGGAATCTGTTTCGGATGGACCATTATA
This window harbors:
- a CDS encoding aspartate-semialdehyde dehydrogenase codes for the protein MFDTVAIIGATGAVGHIMRKLLEDRNFQAKQFRFLASARSAGKTLEFQGKTYTLEELTKDSFEGVELVIASTPDDVAAEFLPAAVEAGAIVIDESGYWRMKPEVALVVPEINPEAALEAKGIIASPNCSTTQMVMALKPLHDASPVKRVIVSTYQATSGAGVAGTSDLLEGSRAYLDEKDYEYQVFPHPIAFNAIPQIGSEKEDGYTSEEMKMVYETRKILGDESIQVNPTCVRIPVANCHSETITVETERPISPEEARKLFSEFPGITVVDDLQKLEYPLPSNCDGSDEVFIGRIRRDISNPNGLSFWCVSDNLRKGAATNAVQIAELLAKHKACT